A single Maniola hyperantus chromosome 11, iAphHyp1.2, whole genome shotgun sequence DNA region contains:
- the LOC117986258 gene encoding organic cation transporter protein-like isoform X2, whose translation MGDVNKLNTLPDLMRKCFKMGLFKIIPNQGLSKEKHQEPIEDNEQGDVVSAIIGNYGRWQLLMTFLLSLFSFPCTFHIYLPTFTAKMTNFWCRRPNNLSSLPLDDWINYSQPIDACYVRVLPAGITAESIINNTAPILDSFQKCTEWDYDRSEVGDTIISEWNLVCDQANLTVLGEVLFLVGVGVGGVIGGWISDKFGRKRILMGMMIAQSALAILSLLVQTYLQYIVVRLFMGLVSVSVVYAAFVLSVELVGGPWVTIAGVCNFFPLPLAYVIVSLLSMIMPNWRDVQLSLSVPGCFLIALWFVLPESPRWLLSVGRTQEAKVILEKAAKFNNKGNTVDLDKMLTLYKPETRKEEPNVLMLFKGYLMKRTFCLFMAWFSMTIAYYGLVLNIGKFNIGDLHMTSIILALVEVPAIALSIPILFKAGRRLPIFTSMILCGVACVASELLSMSFNDEWVMIACLMVGKFSIAMTNMMLPIFTAELYPTIIRNLGVGASQIASGFALICIPYLWDLAKLNLHLPMATIAALSAAGGTIVLLLPDTVVSSKENGRKSASSPCNGTFTITDDRGH comes from the exons TAATCCCAAATCAAGGGTTGAGCAAAGAAAAGCACCAAGAGCCAATCGAAGACAATGAGCAAGGAGACGTGGTGTCAGCCATCATCGGCAACTACGGCCGGTGGCAGCTGCTGATGACCTTCCTCTTATCGTTGTTCTCTTTCCCGTGCACTTTCcacatttatttacctacatttacg GCAAAAATGACAAACTTTTGGTGTCGAAGACCCAATAATTTGTCTAGTCTACCATTAGATGACTGGATTAATTACAGCCAACCAATAGATGCGTGCTATGTTCGCGTGCTTCCCGCTGGAATAACTGCGGAAAGTATTATAAACAACACGGCTCCTATCTTAGACTCCTTCCAGAAGTGTACAGAATGGGATTATGACCGGTCCGAAGTTGGGGACACCATAATTTCGGAATGGAATCTCGTTTGTGACCAAGCCAATCTCACTGTATTGGGTGAAGTACTATTTCTAGTTGGTGTTGGCGTTGGTGGAGTTATTGGTGGATGGATATCGGACAA ATTTGGCCGTAAAAGAATACTCATGGGCATGATGATCGCCCAAAGCGCACTAGCCATATTGTCCCTCCTAGTGCAGACTTACTTGCAATATATTGTGGTGAGACTCTTCATGGGATTAGTTTCGGTCTCCGTGGTGTACGCGGCTTTCGTCCTCTCTGTGGAGCTGGTTGGCGGTCCTTGGGTGACAATTGCAGGAGTTTGCAATTTCTTCCCTCTACCTCTGGCTTATGTCATTGTTTCATTGCTCTCAATGATCATGCCAAATTGGAGGGATGTTCAACTCTCATTATCAGTACCAGGGTGTTTCCTGATCGCGTTATG GTTTGTTTTGCCCGAATCTCCAAGATGGTTATTAAGCGTTGGAAGAACACAGGAAGCCAAAGTTATATTAGAAAAGGCAGCAAAGTTTAACAACAAGGGAAATACAGTTGATTTGGACAAAATGTTAACACTATACAAACCAGAGACCAGGAAAGAAGAGCCTAATGTTTTAATGCTGTTCAAAGGATATTTGATGAAGAgaacattttgtttgttcatgGCTTGGTTTTCAATGACCATTGCATATTATGGTCTCGTCTTGAATATTGGGAAATTCAATATAGGCGATTTGCACATGACGTCGATCATACTCGCTTTAGTAGAAGTGCCGGCGATTGCGTTAAGCATTCCTATATTGTTTAAAGCTGGTAGACGACTGCCAATCTTTACTTCAATGATTTTATGTGGAGTCGCTTGTGTAGCAAGTGAGCTCTTATCTATGTCATTCAACGATGAGTGGGTGATGATAGCATGTCTTATGGTGGGAAAGTTTTCGATTGCAATGACGAATATGATGTTACCAATATTTACTGCGGAGTTATATCCAACCATAATAAGAAACCTTGGTGTTGGAGCCAGCCAGATTGCATCAGGATTTGCGCTAATATGCATACCCTATTTATGGGATTTG GCCAAATTAAACCTTCACTTACCGATGGCGACGATAGCTGCTTTAAGCGCAGCAGGAGGCACAATAGTTCTTTTATTACCGGACACTGTTGTTTCTTCGAAAGAGAACGGAAG GAAATCTGCAAGCTCCCCCTGTAACGGAACATTTACGATCACCGACGATAGAGGTCACTAG
- the LOC117986258 gene encoding organic cation transporter protein-like isoform X1 produces the protein MYQPELQVLLQKPKSALLADQKKATIIPNQGLSKEKHQEPIEDNEQGDVVSAIIGNYGRWQLLMTFLLSLFSFPCTFHIYLPTFTAKMTNFWCRRPNNLSSLPLDDWINYSQPIDACYVRVLPAGITAESIINNTAPILDSFQKCTEWDYDRSEVGDTIISEWNLVCDQANLTVLGEVLFLVGVGVGGVIGGWISDKFGRKRILMGMMIAQSALAILSLLVQTYLQYIVVRLFMGLVSVSVVYAAFVLSVELVGGPWVTIAGVCNFFPLPLAYVIVSLLSMIMPNWRDVQLSLSVPGCFLIALWFVLPESPRWLLSVGRTQEAKVILEKAAKFNNKGNTVDLDKMLTLYKPETRKEEPNVLMLFKGYLMKRTFCLFMAWFSMTIAYYGLVLNIGKFNIGDLHMTSIILALVEVPAIALSIPILFKAGRRLPIFTSMILCGVACVASELLSMSFNDEWVMIACLMVGKFSIAMTNMMLPIFTAELYPTIIRNLGVGASQIASGFALICIPYLWDLAKLNLHLPMATIAALSAAGGTIVLLLPDTVVSSKENGRKSASSPCNGTFTITDDRGH, from the exons TAATCCCAAATCAAGGGTTGAGCAAAGAAAAGCACCAAGAGCCAATCGAAGACAATGAGCAAGGAGACGTGGTGTCAGCCATCATCGGCAACTACGGCCGGTGGCAGCTGCTGATGACCTTCCTCTTATCGTTGTTCTCTTTCCCGTGCACTTTCcacatttatttacctacatttacg GCAAAAATGACAAACTTTTGGTGTCGAAGACCCAATAATTTGTCTAGTCTACCATTAGATGACTGGATTAATTACAGCCAACCAATAGATGCGTGCTATGTTCGCGTGCTTCCCGCTGGAATAACTGCGGAAAGTATTATAAACAACACGGCTCCTATCTTAGACTCCTTCCAGAAGTGTACAGAATGGGATTATGACCGGTCCGAAGTTGGGGACACCATAATTTCGGAATGGAATCTCGTTTGTGACCAAGCCAATCTCACTGTATTGGGTGAAGTACTATTTCTAGTTGGTGTTGGCGTTGGTGGAGTTATTGGTGGATGGATATCGGACAA ATTTGGCCGTAAAAGAATACTCATGGGCATGATGATCGCCCAAAGCGCACTAGCCATATTGTCCCTCCTAGTGCAGACTTACTTGCAATATATTGTGGTGAGACTCTTCATGGGATTAGTTTCGGTCTCCGTGGTGTACGCGGCTTTCGTCCTCTCTGTGGAGCTGGTTGGCGGTCCTTGGGTGACAATTGCAGGAGTTTGCAATTTCTTCCCTCTACCTCTGGCTTATGTCATTGTTTCATTGCTCTCAATGATCATGCCAAATTGGAGGGATGTTCAACTCTCATTATCAGTACCAGGGTGTTTCCTGATCGCGTTATG GTTTGTTTTGCCCGAATCTCCAAGATGGTTATTAAGCGTTGGAAGAACACAGGAAGCCAAAGTTATATTAGAAAAGGCAGCAAAGTTTAACAACAAGGGAAATACAGTTGATTTGGACAAAATGTTAACACTATACAAACCAGAGACCAGGAAAGAAGAGCCTAATGTTTTAATGCTGTTCAAAGGATATTTGATGAAGAgaacattttgtttgttcatgGCTTGGTTTTCAATGACCATTGCATATTATGGTCTCGTCTTGAATATTGGGAAATTCAATATAGGCGATTTGCACATGACGTCGATCATACTCGCTTTAGTAGAAGTGCCGGCGATTGCGTTAAGCATTCCTATATTGTTTAAAGCTGGTAGACGACTGCCAATCTTTACTTCAATGATTTTATGTGGAGTCGCTTGTGTAGCAAGTGAGCTCTTATCTATGTCATTCAACGATGAGTGGGTGATGATAGCATGTCTTATGGTGGGAAAGTTTTCGATTGCAATGACGAATATGATGTTACCAATATTTACTGCGGAGTTATATCCAACCATAATAAGAAACCTTGGTGTTGGAGCCAGCCAGATTGCATCAGGATTTGCGCTAATATGCATACCCTATTTATGGGATTTG GCCAAATTAAACCTTCACTTACCGATGGCGACGATAGCTGCTTTAAGCGCAGCAGGAGGCACAATAGTTCTTTTATTACCGGACACTGTTGTTTCTTCGAAAGAGAACGGAAG GAAATCTGCAAGCTCCCCCTGTAACGGAACATTTACGATCACCGACGATAGAGGTCACTAG
- the LOC117986470 gene encoding organic cation transporter protein-like, producing MGLFKINPSQILNKAKLQGSPEENDAVSAVIGNYGRWQLMMNLILPFFAFPSTFHLYLPTFTTKLTDFWCKRPANLSTLPVEYWINYSQPIDACSVRMLPAGITAESIMNNTAPILDSFLKCTEWDYDRSEVGNTIISEWDLICDKAGLTTLSEVAFLISVGVGGVLGGWFSDKFGRKRILMGMISLQSVLGILSLFVHTFVQYILVRLALGLVSVSVVYAAFVLSVELVGGPWITIAGSLNFFPLPLAYIIVSLVSMALPDWRDLQLALAIPGPCLLLLWFIVPESPRWLLSVGKIQEAKIVLQKAAKFNNRTNTEDLDKILTSHTADNKRENPSVLMLFKGYLLKRTFCLFVAWFSMSIAYYGLVLNIGKFNLGNLHVTSIILAAVEIPAIALSIPILFKTGRRTPVFASMIICGLACIASELFSVSLGNAWVIISCLMVGKFTISGTNVMLPIYTAELYPTVIRNLGVGATQVAAGLALICIPYLWDLTALNAHLPMSTLALLSIAGGGVILLLPDTKSAKNEMGESANAASDGTCQSTENTI from the exons ATGGgattatttaaaa TAAACCCCAGTCAAATACTTAATAAAGCAAAGCTACAAGGGTCCCCTGAAGAAAATGACGCCGTATCAGCTGTCATTGGAAACTACGGCCGATGGCAGTTGATGATGAATTTAATTTTACCGTTCTTCGCTTTCCCGTCAACTTTTCATTTATATTTGCCGACATTTACG aCAAAGTTAACAGATTTTTGGTGTAAAAGACCTGCCAATTTGTCAACTCTACCTGTAGAATATTGGATTAATTACAGTCAACCAATTGATGCCTGTTCTGTACGCATGCTTCCTGCTGGGATAACCGCTGAGAGTATTATGAACAACACCGCACCCATTTTAGACTCTTTTCTAAAGTGTACAGAATGGGATTATGACCGATCAGAGGTTGGAAATACCATAATTTCGGAATGGGACCTGATTTGCGATAAAGCCGGTCTCACTACATTATCAGAAGTAGCATTTTTAATTAGTGTTGGAGTTGGCGGAGTTTTGGGTGGGTGGTTTTCTGACAA GTTTGGTCGTAAAAGAATTCTCATGGGTATGATATCACTACAAAGCGTACTCGGAATTCTATCCCTTTTCGTACATACCTTCGTACAATATATTTTGGTGAGACTAGCGTTAGGTCTAGTATCAGTGTCAGTGGTGTATGCCGCCTTCGTCCTCTCCGTAGAGCTGGTGGGCGGACCTTGGATAACAATTGCGGGATCTTTAAATTTCTTTCCACTACCTTTGGCGTACATAATAGTATCGCTAGTATCAATGGCTTTGCCAGATTGGAGAGATCTCCAACTTGCTCTTGCAATACCAGGACCTTGTCTGCTTCTACTctg GTTTATAGTACCAGAATCACCAAGATGGTTACTAAGTGTCGGAAAAATTCAAGAAGCTAAAATAGTATTACAAAAGGCAGCAAAGTTCAACAACAGAACAAATACTGAagatttagataaaatattaaCTTCGCACACAGCAGATAATAAGAGAGAAAATCCCAGTGTGTTGATGTTATTCAAAGGATATCTTCTGAAGAGAACATTCTGCTTATTCGTAGCATGGTTTTCGATGAGTATCGCTTATTACGGTCTCGTACTAAATATTGGTAAATTCAATTTGGGCAATTTGCACGTGACTTCAATAATACTCGCTGCAGTGGAAATACCAGCGATAGCATTGAGTATTCCTATTCTATTCAAAACTGGTAGACGGACGCCTGTGTTTGCCTCTATGATCATTTGTGGGCTCGCATGTATAGCGAGTGAACTGTTCTCTGTATCGCTTGGCAACGCTTGGGTTATTATATCATGCCTGATGGTAGGGAAGTTTACCATCTCTGGAACGAATGTGATGTTACCGATATATACGGCGGAGTTGTATCCCACTGTGATAAGAAATCTTGGCGTCGGTGCCACTCAGGTTGCAGCGGGACTAGCGCTTATCTGTATTCCATATTTATGGGATTTG ACGGCGCTAAATGCCCACTTACCAATGTCCACCTTAGCACTGTTGAGTATAGCAGGTGGTGGTGTAATTCTTTTGCTACCTGACACTAAATCCGCCAAAAACGAGATGGG AGAGTCTGCAAATGCTGCGAGTGATGGTACATGTCAAAGCACCGAAAACACAATATGA